In Sphingobacterium sp. lm-10, one DNA window encodes the following:
- a CDS encoding DUF4394 domain-containing protein has translation MKKRSTFSLATALLACAVATSSCSDNNTIDDGIVGPNVEFFAIDGENHLIRYNAQNVQNPTSEWTITGTQANERILGIDYRPATGQLYAVGTSNRIYTLNTQTGAATAIGLIPFTPGLDAAEVGFDFNPTVDRIRLVTANGQNLRLHPETGVVAAVDGSLNKNGVRGGKVTAAAYTNNTANATTTQLFVIDVETNKLYLQNPPNDGTLVEIGDLGLNITAAGGFDISSDGRYIMASLEVDGRHSLYSINLETGRATKATNNFSKAITGLAFPTM, from the coding sequence ATGAAAAAAAGAAGTACTTTTTCCCTGGCAACAGCATTGTTAGCGTGCGCAGTTGCAACATCTTCATGTTCGGATAATAATACCATCGATGATGGCATTGTGGGTCCTAACGTTGAATTTTTCGCTATTGATGGTGAAAACCACTTAATTCGCTACAACGCACAAAATGTGCAAAATCCAACTAGCGAGTGGACTATTACTGGTACACAAGCCAACGAAAGAATCTTAGGTATTGATTACCGCCCAGCAACTGGCCAACTGTACGCAGTAGGAACGAGCAATAGAATCTATACGTTGAATACACAGACTGGTGCAGCAACTGCTATTGGGTTGATTCCTTTCACACCAGGTTTGGATGCAGCTGAAGTAGGTTTCGACTTTAATCCTACGGTAGATCGTATCCGTTTAGTAACTGCTAATGGCCAAAATTTACGCCTTCACCCAGAAACTGGTGTCGTAGCGGCGGTTGACGGATCATTGAATAAAAATGGTGTACGAGGCGGAAAAGTTACTGCTGCAGCTTACACCAACAACACAGCGAACGCAACAACTACGCAGCTATTTGTGATTGATGTAGAAACTAATAAACTATACCTACAAAATCCACCAAATGATGGTACCTTGGTGGAAATTGGAGATCTGGGCTTGAATATTACAGCGGCTGGTGGTTTTGATATCAGTTCGGATGGCAGATATATCATGGCATCACTAGAAGTTGATGGAAGACATAGTCTATACAGCATCAACCTAGAGACTGGTAGAGCAACTAAAGCAACAAATAACTTCAGCAAAGCGATCACAGGATTGGCTTTCCCAACGATGTAA
- a CDS encoding histidine kinase dimerization/phospho-acceptor domain-containing protein has protein sequence MKNKETQMLGLLQKSSVATVVYTSATLDIGFINDGMRAVFGRSVGDKEARFSDLLPDGEQSILGNLLTEIWNSGKPFHLHAYPIRMTVNGSLQCKYMDWNVQPIVDSEGYTEAMIHTVIETSNPMRNRNSQQTDETSSDAKLEKWSHALSHDLRNPLSVAKLGMQYMRSRIQMTPEEHTKWVNMVIDALQNLEKLITDTVEVSRNIKNNQADVNQDMDVAHWVHHITNNNRSFGLGDKKMEIGTLLPVRGDSDVLYQVFSLAIQGATQALAAKSKFTIAINSTRADREVIYTINTDNLNLEKELICYPVLEKMMQELNGKVSFHSKNGSIILNFPIF, from the coding sequence ATGAAAAACAAAGAGACACAAATGCTAGGCCTGTTACAGAAGTCTAGCGTTGCTACGGTCGTATATACTTCTGCTACGCTAGACATCGGTTTTATCAATGATGGCATGCGCGCTGTTTTTGGCCGGTCTGTAGGTGATAAAGAAGCTCGATTTTCAGATTTATTACCAGATGGCGAACAATCTATCTTAGGTAATTTGTTGACGGAAATATGGAACAGTGGAAAGCCTTTTCATCTCCATGCGTATCCGATTAGAATGACTGTTAATGGCTCTTTACAGTGTAAATATATGGATTGGAATGTGCAGCCGATCGTCGATTCGGAAGGCTATACCGAAGCCATGATCCATACGGTGATAGAAACGAGTAATCCAATGCGTAATCGAAATAGCCAACAAACAGATGAGACTTCTTCTGATGCAAAATTGGAAAAATGGAGTCATGCATTGTCTCACGACTTAAGAAACCCGTTGTCGGTTGCTAAGTTAGGGATGCAATACATGCGGTCTCGAATTCAGATGACACCGGAGGAACATACCAAATGGGTAAACATGGTTATTGATGCCTTACAAAATTTGGAGAAATTGATTACAGACACGGTAGAGGTAAGCCGCAATATCAAAAATAATCAAGCAGATGTTAATCAAGACATGGATGTGGCACATTGGGTTCATCATATCACAAATAACAATCGCTCTTTTGGTTTAGGTGATAAAAAAATGGAAATAGGAACGCTGCTACCTGTTCGCGGCGACAGCGATGTCTTGTATCAGGTTTTCTCATTGGCGATACAGGGCGCTACGCAAGCACTTGCCGCTAAGTCAAAGTTCACTATTGCAATAAATAGCACTCGGGCAGATAGAGAGGTAATTTATACCATTAATACTGATAATTTAAATCTGGAAAAAGAGCTTATCTGCTATCCGGTGTTGGAAAAAATGATGCAAGAATTGAATGGCAAAGTATCTTTCCATTCGAAGAATGGAAGCATAATACTTAATTTTCCCATTTTTTAG
- a CDS encoding mechanosensitive ion channel domain-containing protein yields the protein MTKNTHNAMYAWFLGLFMLSALPLFSQQDSSVNDESVISDTTNNTIGQTADTSQQPVVQQPVVVDLKLTTLQGRVVDLAHQIDSAKTEQDTLRRQVGMLDSTHHPSTAFLDEKVRDITVLKREINRYRQDLRNQRQAVGVTENDTMQDSGELRELKLGIEDSLSHLDRRLDVLLDNVVEIRDHLSDPVLTDTLTRDSSYSATLEMPTTRRVLSSIRKNLDSDKPLYQFFDYSAWSSRILLILLTGAYFYWMFLLGKNEENEKQRWRIFKHIPIWIPLIKSFIFFLILLPLTAYVIPIFVLQVSYLIIFLLLYSLLYTQFSEAQKKAIQVVFVVFLLLLVTNLIISEALWIRLISGVLNVVGLIITWRIGQSTKEGEPANHIRSIAKWAILLGFTVSIVSNAFGYVYMARISSIASSVGLIQALALRAFSEMLLKDLELHYNKVAKENLIRRFDLMRMLSSLNRLISLICIIIVGIVLVNNLNITTRTANFVEGVLYKEHSFGSITFNYANLLLAILVLWGSNWIQKNLKHLLNDPSSDELQMKRMTLFPLFRLILVVVSFFFAISILGLGLDKLTVIVGALTVGIGFGLQNIINNLVSGVILVFEKPFKIGDYIELADKKGQVLEIGIRSSVLLTDQGAKVIIPNADLFSGRLVNWTFSSTDIRVNMDLSITGNVAIEEVKERLRTRLKNDRFVDKSIPMKVYTKDIQTDTYKLSIQVGVKNVRQIERFRSQFLEGMKEELSTIDVGIASI from the coding sequence ATGACAAAAAATACGCACAACGCCATGTATGCATGGTTTTTAGGATTATTTATGTTGTCGGCGCTGCCGTTATTTTCGCAGCAAGATAGCAGTGTAAATGACGAAAGTGTAATCTCCGATACGACCAACAATACAATTGGACAAACCGCAGATACCTCGCAGCAACCGGTTGTACAGCAGCCTGTGGTTGTCGATTTAAAATTGACCACATTGCAAGGTCGGGTTGTCGATTTAGCTCATCAGATTGATAGTGCGAAAACAGAGCAGGATACACTTCGGCGACAAGTGGGCATGTTAGATTCCACACACCACCCTTCTACGGCATTTTTAGATGAAAAAGTTCGTGATATTACGGTGCTAAAACGCGAAATTAACCGCTATCGCCAGGATTTAAGAAATCAAAGACAAGCAGTAGGTGTTACTGAAAACGATACGATGCAAGATTCTGGCGAATTGCGTGAATTAAAGCTAGGTATCGAAGATTCTTTGTCACATCTAGACCGTAGATTGGATGTACTTTTGGATAACGTAGTCGAGATTCGTGATCACTTATCAGATCCTGTACTCACGGATACACTCACACGAGATTCTAGCTACAGCGCTACATTAGAGATGCCTACAACGCGCAGAGTTCTCAGCTCTATTCGCAAAAACTTAGATAGTGATAAGCCTCTATATCAATTTTTCGATTACTCTGCTTGGAGTAGCCGTATTCTCCTAATCCTACTTACTGGTGCTTATTTCTATTGGATGTTCCTTTTAGGTAAGAATGAGGAAAATGAGAAACAGCGTTGGAGGATTTTCAAGCACATCCCAATTTGGATTCCACTAATAAAGTCCTTCATATTCTTTTTAATACTACTTCCGCTAACCGCTTATGTGATTCCAATTTTTGTATTGCAGGTGAGCTACCTAATTATCTTTTTGTTGCTATATAGTTTGCTTTACACGCAGTTTTCGGAAGCGCAAAAGAAGGCTATTCAAGTCGTATTTGTGGTATTTCTTCTGCTTTTGGTTACCAATTTGATCATTTCTGAAGCCCTGTGGATTCGTCTAATCTCTGGGGTACTTAACGTGGTAGGATTAATCATTACGTGGCGAATTGGCCAATCTACGAAAGAAGGAGAACCCGCCAATCATATTCGGTCGATTGCAAAATGGGCTATCCTATTAGGTTTTACTGTATCCATTGTGAGTAATGCATTTGGTTATGTGTATATGGCACGCATCAGTAGCATCGCATCCAGCGTTGGTTTAATTCAAGCACTTGCACTACGCGCATTTAGTGAAATGTTGCTTAAAGATTTGGAACTGCATTACAACAAAGTAGCCAAGGAGAATTTAATTCGTCGTTTCGACTTGATGCGGATGCTTAGCAGTCTAAATAGACTAATCTCCTTGATCTGTATCATCATTGTGGGTATTGTGCTGGTCAATAACTTAAATATTACGACCCGTACGGCTAATTTTGTAGAGGGAGTATTGTATAAGGAGCATTCTTTTGGTAGCATCACATTTAACTATGCCAATCTATTGTTAGCTATATTGGTACTTTGGGGATCTAACTGGATTCAGAAAAATTTAAAACATCTGCTAAATGATCCTTCTTCGGATGAATTGCAGATGAAGCGTATGACCTTATTCCCGCTGTTTCGCCTCATACTAGTTGTGGTCAGTTTCTTCTTTGCTATTAGCATTCTAGGTCTTGGCCTTGATAAGTTGACGGTAATTGTTGGTGCGCTGACAGTAGGTATTGGTTTCGGTCTGCAAAATATTATTAATAATCTGGTATCTGGTGTTATCTTGGTCTTCGAAAAGCCTTTTAAAATTGGGGACTACATTGAATTGGCCGATAAAAAAGGACAAGTGCTGGAGATTGGTATTCGTTCCAGCGTATTACTTACTGATCAGGGTGCTAAGGTAATTATACCCAATGCGGATCTATTTTCTGGTCGACTGGTAAACTGGACTTTCTCTTCAACGGATATTCGGGTAAACATGGATTTATCAATTACCGGAAATGTTGCTATTGAAGAGGTAAAAGAACGGCTACGTACGCGCCTTAAAAATGATCGCTTTGTGGATAAATCGATCCCTATGAAGGTTTACACCAAAGATATCCAAACGGATACCTATAAGCTATCCATTCAAGTAGGCGTCAAGAACGTTCGTCAAATTGAGCGTTTTAGAAGTCAGTTTCTAGAAGGAATGAAGGAAGAGTTAAGTACAATAGACGTCGGCATTGCGTCTATATAG
- a CDS encoding metallophosphoesterase — MNAKRIQKRVAAMADIHIKMNDRGKMKAIFEQVSHEADVLVICGDLTDTGDEDEAAILAEDLRALQIPVVGVLGNHDYEKGRQKIIKQILTEHKMTILDGESTVLSDIGFAGVKGFGGGFDQYMLSIFGEDMMKSFVHEVVNESLQLERALTRLDQEHPDIPKIALLHYAPIQETVIGEPEVLFPFLGSSRLAEPINRGNVRAAFHGHAHAGTLSGATKEGIPVFNVALPVLRKAKLDTSYYILKV, encoded by the coding sequence ATGAACGCAAAACGTATACAGAAAAGAGTGGCCGCTATGGCGGACATACACATCAAGATGAACGATCGCGGTAAGATGAAAGCGATCTTTGAACAGGTTTCGCACGAGGCAGACGTATTAGTAATATGTGGAGACCTGACGGACACTGGCGATGAAGATGAAGCCGCTATTCTGGCAGAAGATCTCCGCGCATTGCAAATCCCAGTTGTCGGTGTATTAGGTAATCATGATTATGAAAAAGGCCGACAGAAAATTATAAAGCAAATTCTGACCGAGCATAAGATGACTATCTTGGATGGAGAATCTACCGTGCTTTCAGATATTGGTTTTGCCGGTGTAAAAGGATTTGGAGGTGGTTTTGACCAATACATGTTGTCAATATTTGGCGAAGACATGATGAAGTCTTTCGTACATGAGGTTGTCAACGAATCCTTGCAATTAGAACGGGCGTTGACAAGATTGGATCAGGAACATCCCGATATACCCAAAATTGCGCTATTGCATTACGCACCTATTCAAGAAACGGTAATCGGAGAACCCGAAGTTTTATTTCCTTTTTTGGGATCTTCCCGACTAGCCGAGCCCATCAACCGTGGTAATGTGCGTGCAGCTTTTCACGGACATGCACATGCCGGTACACTATCTGGGGCTACAAAAGAAGGAATCCCTGTATTCAACGTAGCCTTGCCGGTGCTCCGCAAAGCGAAATTAGACACCAGCTATTATATTTTAAAAGTGTAG
- a CDS encoding response regulator, whose product MVANKKKIIICDDDHGIVNMLEMLLEYTGEYMVESETDSLKIHERLLSGQQDLLLVDLWMPVVSGDQVIRRIRETKELEGLPIIAISASPNGEKIALAAGANAFLAKPFDMDVMLRELHDSLKNSN is encoded by the coding sequence ATGGTAGCAAATAAGAAGAAAATCATCATCTGCGATGACGACCATGGCATTGTAAATATGCTAGAAATGTTGCTGGAATATACGGGCGAATACATGGTAGAAAGCGAAACGGACAGTCTAAAGATTCACGAACGATTATTATCTGGCCAGCAGGATCTGTTATTAGTAGATCTTTGGATGCCTGTCGTATCTGGTGATCAGGTAATTCGGCGAATTCGAGAAACAAAGGAGCTGGAAGGTCTTCCAATTATCGCTATTTCAGCAAGCCCAAATGGAGAGAAAATAGCCCTAGCTGCAGGTGCAAATGCCTTCCTCGCAAAACCATTTGACATGGATGTTATGCTACGTGAATTGCATGATTCTTTGAAAAATTCTAACTGA
- a CDS encoding DUF1896 family protein, whose protein sequence is MNDIIFKEHFTRFEDKLKRSLAGKVREKLINTDVITKRSRWATNAYLGALTAGNPEDYCEQIATTILLDGLEA, encoded by the coding sequence ATGAACGATATAATTTTTAAAGAGCACTTTACTCGATTTGAAGATAAATTGAAGAGGTCTTTGGCAGGAAAGGTACGGGAGAAGCTTATTAACACGGATGTCATTACAAAACGCTCACGATGGGCTACCAATGCTTACCTAGGTGCACTCACGGCGGGCAACCCAGAGGATTATTGCGAACAAATTGCTACTACTATTTTATTGGATGGATTAGAAGCATAG
- a CDS encoding nucleotidyltransferase, whose amino-acid sequence MIETEKQKIESQEFYKEALQLMYDNDCQFMLGGAFAMFQYTGIFRDTKDLDIFCKSSEYPKILKAFAEKGYRTELTDVRWLAKVFHGDYFIDIIFDTVNNICTVDDRWYERATEGEFADLPVKFIPVEELIWCKLYVQNRERNDSADVNHILLRYGQHVDWKHLLSRMDPHWHILLAQLLIFQFVYPADYRSIVPKWIFDELISRANEQYDLPSPVEKVCRGPLIDQTQYQVDIKEWNYKTCTITTI is encoded by the coding sequence ATGATAGAAACAGAAAAACAGAAAATAGAATCTCAAGAATTTTATAAGGAAGCATTACAGTTAATGTATGACAATGACTGTCAGTTTATGCTTGGTGGTGCTTTTGCGATGTTTCAATACACAGGCATCTTTCGCGACACCAAAGATTTGGATATTTTCTGCAAAAGTAGCGAATATCCAAAAATCTTAAAGGCTTTTGCAGAGAAAGGCTATCGTACAGAACTCACCGACGTGCGCTGGCTGGCGAAGGTATTTCATGGCGATTATTTTATAGATATTATCTTCGATACAGTTAATAATATCTGCACGGTGGACGACCGGTGGTACGAACGTGCGACAGAAGGCGAGTTTGCAGACCTTCCGGTAAAATTTATTCCGGTCGAAGAATTGATTTGGTGTAAATTATATGTCCAAAATCGAGAACGGAACGATAGCGCAGATGTAAACCACATTTTACTGCGATATGGCCAACACGTAGACTGGAAACATTTGCTATCGCGAATGGATCCACACTGGCACATTTTACTTGCACAACTGCTCATCTTTCAGTTTGTATACCCAGCGGATTATCGATCAATAGTACCCAAGTGGATTTTTGACGAACTGATTTCCCGTGCCAATGAGCAGTACGATCTACCATCGCCGGTGGAGAAGGTATGTCGTGGTCCACTAATCGATCAGACGCAATATCAAGTAGACATTAAAGAGTGGAATTATAAAACTTGTACGATAACGACCATTTAG
- a CDS encoding DUF3050 domain-containing protein, translating to MSRIEELQTFIASERELLLRHPLYERISTVEDLQAFTEGHVYAVWDFMSLLKALQVQLTCTSVPWFASSMPNTRYLINEIVLAEESDLYIDGRRLSHFEMYLDAMSVMGANTNAIEDFIQQAKASSDIHEVIQKASLDQRVKDFLIFTFSVIQTGKAHQIAAAFTFGREDLIPDMFTSILKELQAKSSAVDMSKFIYYFQRHIELDGDEHGPLAMQMITELAGDDEQKWQEMQDVALQALQVRSKLWDAIADHIA from the coding sequence ATGTCTAGGATTGAAGAATTACAAACATTTATTGCTAGCGAGCGCGAGCTGCTGCTACGCCATCCCTTGTATGAACGCATAAGTACCGTAGAAGACTTACAAGCCTTTACCGAAGGGCACGTGTATGCAGTCTGGGATTTCATGTCGTTACTAAAGGCGTTACAAGTTCAACTTACCTGCACCTCCGTACCTTGGTTTGCCAGCAGCATGCCCAATACGCGGTATTTGATCAACGAAATTGTGTTGGCAGAGGAATCTGATTTATATATTGATGGCCGCCGATTAAGCCATTTCGAAATGTATTTGGATGCCATGTCGGTGATGGGTGCAAATACCAATGCGATCGAAGACTTCATACAGCAAGCCAAAGCATCATCAGATATACATGAAGTGATACAGAAAGCTAGTTTGGATCAACGTGTTAAAGATTTTCTAATCTTCACATTCTCTGTCATCCAGACCGGCAAAGCACATCAAATTGCAGCAGCTTTTACCTTTGGTAGAGAAGATCTGATTCCGGATATGTTTACTTCTATCCTGAAGGAGCTTCAGGCGAAATCTTCAGCGGTGGATATGTCTAAATTTATTTATTACTTCCAACGCCATATTGAATTAGATGGTGATGAACATGGACCATTGGCTATGCAAATGATTACCGAACTCGCAGGCGATGATGAGCAAAAATGGCAAGAAATGCAGGATGTAGCACTTCAGGCACTACAAGTTCGATCAAAATTATGGGATGCTATTGCAGACCATATCGCGTAA
- a CDS encoding ATP-binding protein, producing the protein MKNERNELQIIAPDLSTKDISPLFHAALDASISGIIITDNSLPDNPIVYCNKSFERISGYNRKEIIGHNCRFLQREDRQQVVRDQLRNAVKEGKHINVEVRNYTKTGELFWNELYVSPIHDDTGKVTHFIGVQNDITARKKVEQELELERELMEQKVKERTASLKLNQEYLKSIVETVRESLLVLDPNLKVLTANEEFTRTFKVNKSETINKKLYDLGNGQWDIEALKDLLEKILPTNNPVLDFEVEHNFPHIGHKLMLLNAHRIELEGAYKDRILLAIEDITDRRAIELRKDDFLAVASHELKTPLTTVKGYIQFATRLLPKGTDNKLLDVMDKANVQLDRLNRLIAELLDVSKIQSGNLEVHRDAFNFNNMVQDAVDAVRQATDSHEIEMSGSIKGLYVGDEAQLSQVVSNLLANAIKYSPKAKKIRVSLSVISKYIKFSVTDFGMGISLNDQKKIFERFYRVRHIQQKFPGMGIGLYICEQIIKQHKGTLWVDSEEGKGSTFSFTLPMDREEENHGSK; encoded by the coding sequence ATGAAAAACGAACGTAATGAATTACAGATAATTGCTCCTGATCTGAGCACCAAAGATATTAGCCCGTTATTTCATGCGGCGTTGGATGCTAGCATTTCTGGAATTATCATTACGGACAATAGTTTACCTGATAACCCTATTGTTTATTGCAACAAATCATTTGAGCGCATCAGTGGTTATAATCGTAAAGAGATTATTGGTCATAATTGTCGCTTTCTACAACGTGAGGATAGGCAACAAGTCGTGCGCGACCAACTACGCAATGCTGTAAAAGAAGGAAAGCATATCAATGTAGAAGTCAGGAATTACACGAAAACTGGAGAGTTATTCTGGAATGAGCTTTATGTATCCCCTATTCACGATGATACGGGTAAGGTAACGCACTTTATTGGTGTACAAAACGATATTACTGCCCGAAAAAAAGTAGAACAAGAGCTAGAATTAGAGCGTGAGCTCATGGAGCAAAAAGTTAAAGAGCGAACCGCTAGCCTAAAATTGAATCAAGAGTACTTGAAAAGTATTGTAGAAACCGTTCGTGAAAGCCTTTTGGTTCTCGACCCGAATTTAAAGGTGCTTACGGCAAACGAAGAGTTTACCCGTACTTTTAAGGTGAACAAATCAGAGACTATCAACAAAAAATTGTATGATTTGGGAAATGGTCAATGGGATATAGAAGCTTTGAAAGACCTTCTCGAAAAAATCCTACCTACCAACAACCCCGTGCTAGATTTTGAAGTAGAACACAATTTCCCGCATATTGGTCATAAATTAATGCTCCTGAATGCACATCGTATCGAATTAGAAGGTGCCTATAAAGACCGAATATTACTGGCTATTGAAGATATTACGGATCGCAGAGCGATAGAATTACGTAAAGATGATTTTTTAGCGGTGGCGAGTCACGAGTTGAAAACGCCTTTAACCACAGTCAAAGGATATATACAATTTGCAACTAGGCTCTTGCCTAAAGGCACTGATAACAAACTCCTAGATGTGATGGATAAAGCCAATGTTCAATTGGATAGATTAAATCGACTTATTGCGGAGCTGTTAGATGTTTCTAAAATACAGTCTGGCAATCTGGAGGTTCATCGTGATGCTTTTAACTTCAACAATATGGTACAAGACGCGGTCGACGCCGTCCGACAAGCTACAGATAGCCATGAAATTGAAATGTCTGGTAGCATCAAGGGATTATACGTAGGCGATGAAGCACAACTCAGTCAAGTAGTAAGCAATTTACTAGCTAACGCCATCAAATATTCGCCGAAGGCAAAAAAAATTAGGGTATCCCTATCTGTCATTAGTAAATACATTAAGTTTTCGGTTACGGATTTCGGAATGGGTATTAGCCTCAACGATCAAAAGAAAATATTTGAACGCTTCTACCGCGTACGTCATATACAGCAAAAATTCCCTGGTATGGGTATCGGTCTTTATATATGCGAACAAATTATAAAACAACACAAAGGTACACTGTGGGTTGATAGTGAGGAAGGAAAAGGCTCTACATTCAGCTTCACACTACCTATGGATAGAGAAGAGGAAAATCATGGTAGCAAATAA